A window of Colletes latitarsis isolate SP2378_abdomen chromosome 11, iyColLati1, whole genome shotgun sequence genomic DNA:
TGATCAGAATCAAAGATGCAGAAGACTTACGAGAGGATAACGATACCAAAGATAGTGGTTTGCTCGAAGTCGGCGTTGGACGACTGCACTGACGTAGATGACTGCGGAAGAAGCCATCAGCTGCCAAGGCAGAAGAAAATAATCAGGTCCAGGAATAGGAAGCACTCCAGGCGTTTCTCGACGAGCATCATCGATCGTCGGTCGCCATCTTCCTCGCGAAGTCCTTCACCATCCTATTTCAGATCTCAATCGCAAGATCAAGATGAGAAAATTCGAAGGGAATCGAACGATAAGgacgacgatgacgacgacgacgaggaaGACTCTGACATTGAAAAAGATCGGAAGAATCGCCTGACGAAGCTGGGAATTAAAGCGGTTCCTAAGAACGACAGGTTAGGAAATGGCTCTTACGACTGCCAGCACGACGAGCAAAGCGATACGAAGCTGGAGGCGCAAGTGGACGACGTCGAATCCACGATCGGTAACAGCAATGCCTGTAAAGCTAAACTTccaaagtgtgagaaatgtatcAAATGCGGTTCGGGATACCAGCAGTATTTGAGGCTGCTAATGGTACCGCAGGCCAATCTGGAATGGGGAGAAGGTAGCGGTGACGATCTGAGCTCCGAGTGGGACTCCGATTACACGGAACGTTTCGCCGAGCGAACCGTCGTGAAGGTATACTTGACAAAACAAATATTGCATATAGCGACTCTCGCGCAACCGAGACGATACAGTCGTAAATTATCGATTCAGCCTTGGAATCATCGAACCGATTAACGAGGCGGTACGATGTCGGTTTTCCCcgttttttacataaaaatgtttttaatatATTCGTAACATTTTTCCGATTAAAATCATGTATATAATGAATTCAACGCAACACGTTTTGTATTGTTTTTATTCGCATTTGTCGCGATGTCGTTGAATCGACAATTAGGAAAATCGTTGGCGTTTATCTCACGAGACGATCGCATCGACGGACCCCGAGTGGCCAGAGTAGAGGGAGGGGGGACATTCCACGTTCCAGAATACCCCTTCAAACAAATCAAAGGTCACCTTCTATAAACAAAGTTTACCCTTCGGAACCCTTCTAGAATTTCTCGTTTGTAATTATATTCTCTTGAAAAGGACAGAgagtaaaaatgcgaaaatattgtaGATCGTTGGATGTTCGTATTAAAGTCTGCCGTTTCGTTCTGTTTCAGTCGTCTGGATGGAGGAAACTGCGGAATATCGTTCACTGGACACCGTTCTTTCAAACGTACAAGAAACAAAGATATCCATGGGTAAGTTATTTTCATCATCGAGGATCATTGGTTCTCTGGCAGTCCTGAATTATTCCTTACTTTTGTGGATAAATGATTGCATAGGACGATCTGTCTCTGTCGTTAATGTTCTTTAATAACACAAAAGAAAAACTAAACATACCAAGAAATTTAAAGAACGAACCGTTGTTAACCGAGAACACACCACATCGAATAAATTGCTCAAATTCTTGCTCGTTGATCTCAATGTTATGGTTTCGGATTGAAATCTACACCACGATTCCACAAACGTCGACTACACTTTTGCAACTCGGTGGACTACAGAGAATCAATATGCGTTCAGGCTTGATTTATGCTAGCAAagattcttgaggccaaaataagacgaaaatcaagaataccaatttgttgttcgaggcttcgttaaaaagttattaacgtttaaagttccgcctgtagaacgataGTCTGGGAACagctccattaatacgcattgtttgaattttgaatcattaaaatccttcaatccgtccagaagttatgattttttaaacatatgcatgaaaattcgggaaaacatttctggccatacagtatatttttggtaaagaatttttttctcgaaagtgtgtgggatttcgagggtatgtgtattgaccaaaaatgatcataattgacccccgtaactgcaaataatttttttaagtcaattaaaaatttttgaatttcaccgAAATTTTcagaacctactcgaatttttttctcgaaagtgtgtgggatttcgagggtatgtctattgaccaaaaatgatcataattgacccccgcaactgaaaataatttttttaagtcgattaaaaatttttgaatttcaccgAAATTTTcagaacctactcgaatttttttctcgaaagtgtgtgggatttcgagggtatgtctattgaccaaaaatgatcataattgacccccgcaactgaaaataatttttttaagtcgattaaaaatttttgaatttcaccgAAATTTTcagaacctactcgaatttttttctcgaaagtgtgtgggatttcgagggtatgtctattgaccaaaaatgatcataattgacccccgcaactgaaaataatttttttaagtcgattaaaaatttttgaatttcaccgAAATTTTCAGAACctcctggaatttttttctcgaaagtgtgtgggatttcgagggtatgtctattgaccaaaaatgatcataattgacccccgcaactgaaaataatttttttaagtcgattaaaaatttttgaatttcaccgAAATTTTcagaacctactcgaatttttttctcgaaagtgtgtgggatttcgagggtatgtctattgaccaaaaatgatcataattgacccccgcaactgaaaataatttttttaagtcgattaaaaatttttgaatttcaccgAAATTTTCAGAACctcctggaatttttttctcgaaagtgtgtgggatttcgagggtatgtctattcaccaaaaatgatcataattgacccccgtaactgaaaataatttttttaagtcgattaaaaatttttgaatttcaccgAAATTTTcagaacctactcgaatttttttctcgaaagtgtgtgggatttcgagggtatgtctattcaccaaaaatgatcataattgacccccgtaactgaaaataatttttttaagtcgattaaaaatttttgaatttcactgaaattttcagaacctactcgaatttttttctcgaaagtgagtaggatttcgagggtatgtctattcaccaaaaatgattgtaattgactcccgtaactgaaaataatttttttaagtcgattaaaaatttttgaatttcatcgaaattttcagaacctactcgaatttttttctcgaaagtgtgtgggatttcgagggtatgtctattcaccaaaaatgatcataattgacccccgtaactgaaaataatttttttaagtcgattaaaaatttttgaatttcaccgAAATTTTcggacctactcgaatttttttctcgaaagtgtgtgggatttcgagggtatgtctattgaccaaaaatgatcgcaattgacccccataattgaaaataattttttcagaatgatttgaaactttttaatttaattttttaataactttaacgaagcctcagtcaacaaattgatattcttaattttcatcttattttgacctgtagaatctcccattaaaatttttcccatcttGTATGGGAATCATGTTAGTTGCATCCTAACCTATAAATCGAGCCTCGCAACGTCGATAAGCCAGTCACCTGTGAACCAACGAATCACGTttttaattactatttttccaCGTATCGATTCAGGTGCAATTAGCAGGACATCAAGGAAACTTCCGTGCAGGACCCACGCCAGGGACGATTCTAAAGAAACTTTGTCCCCAGGAGGAAGCCTGTTTCCGATTGCTGATGAACGATATCTTGAGGCCTTTCGTGCCGGAGTTCAAAGGTGTTCTGGACATGAAAGAGTCGGAGGAAGGGAACGCCGAGGAAACCGAGGCTGGTGGAAACGTTCAAAAAGACGGCTCCGGTGACGCTGTGAGCAAAAGGACCGTGGTGTCCACTTACTTGCAGCTCCAGGATCTGCTCGGCGACTTCGAGCATCCTTGCGTGATGGACTGCAAGGTTGGCGTCAGGACGTACCTGGAATCAGAGCTGGCCAAGGCTAAGGAAAGACCCAAGGTACAAATGCTGTGTACGAAACGGATAAGAAAATACAAGGACGATCAAAACCGAATCGAATACCGTCAGATTACTCTGAGCTACCACTTTTAAATCTTACCTTTCCTTGCTCGTAGTTGAGGAAAGACATGTACGAGAAAATGGTACAAGTCGATCCAACCGCGCCGAGCGCCGAGGAACGTCGTGTACAGGGTGTAACGAAACCACGGTACATGGTTTGGCGCGAAACGATATCTAGCACCGCCACGCTCGGTTTCCGCGTGGAAGGGATCAAGCTTGCTCACGGAGGGTCGTCGAAGGACTTCAAAACGACAAGAACTCGGGAACAGGTTTGTAATTACATCCCCGGTATCGACCGAACGGAAACGCGAATTACCAACAGAGGCTTATCTCTTTGACGAGCAACGGTCCGTTACCGTGCATAACCATATTTTGTAAATCCCGTAGGAGTCGTAATCGGTCGATACAAATAAGCTGATCAAAGATTGCACTTTGATGGTAGGTGACGGAAGCATTGAGACGTTTCGTGGAGAGCTATCAGCACGCAGTGCCCAAGTACATACAGCGTCTGAAAGCGATCAGGGCCACGTTAAAGGCGTCGCCGTTCTTCGCCACGCACGAAGTCGTCGGTTCGAGCCTGTTGTTCGTCCACGACGCAAAGAACGCCGGCATTTGGATGATCGACTTCGCGAAAACGTTACCCCTGCCACAACACTTGCCGCGGATCCGTCACGACGCCGAGTGGCAAGTGGGGAACCACGAGGACGGGTATTTGATAGGCGTGAACAATTTGATAGACATATTCCAAGATATTCGGAATTCCGAGACAACatagttcttttcttttttttttttttatcgtacaTTTATCGCACACGACACAGCGAAGAGAACGATCGAACGACGCACGAGCGCGCGACGGACAAACGCGAACGGACACTTTCGCGCTCCCCGTCGTTTGTTTTCTTCCCTGAATTTTGTACATAGATTCCGCGAACATTTCAGGATGCCTGGTCGACGGTATCCTCGACAAGAAACGGACCAAAGACACGGTGGCTCGCGCGCTGCCTAGGTATTTTCATAGTAAACCCGCTACGATAAACGCACACCGCAAAGAAGAACctttgtaaaaataatttaacgttCTACCGTAATTACgtaagttttatttatacgtTACATGCGACGCTGCGAAATCATCTTGAtacaagagagaaagagagtgtACGTACGTGTGGGTGTGTGTGTGAGTGTGAGCGAGCAAGGAGAAAACGTAGtcttttttgtatttaaaatcgTATCATGCATTTGTAAATAATTCGACACTTAATACAAACGAAACGTTCAACGACGATCCCCTGTTTCGTGTATGTGTGTCCCCGTTTCACCGCGTGACCCTAATCTCCGCGGAAACTGTGCGTAACGACACAGACCTGCAGGGTCACAGTAACGCCTCGCCTTTTCCATTTCTTCGGCTCGAGTGGACCTACCAGCCGTATAATTAAAAATCCATTCGAGCGGCCCGTTTAACCTCTACCGATTTAAAAAACGAAATCTGATTCGATCGCAGCTAACGAGGCGCGGTACTGTCTAATTTTTAttacttctttctttttttccccccctttaCATGTAAATTCGGTTCCAGCTTCCGACGAAATTCTGAAACTACTTTGACAGAGATTAAAGTAAACAAAGAACTGATAATGAGAAACAAGAAAATACGATGCGTCAATTCCGTCAGGGTGTACTGTAGGGACTGTTCCTCGATTGTTGTTGAGCCTGAATGGTCTGCTGCTGCTGATTCCCCGTCGACTGAGTCGAAGTTATCGTCGTGGGAGCGATCACGCGCGCATAGACCGCGGCGCCGGTGGTTTTCAATCCCGTCGGAGTCGGTATCACTTTCAGACCGTGCAACGTTTTGATGTTCAGCAGCTGGCTCGGTAAAATGATCGGCTGTTGCTGCGTTTGCTGTTGCGACGATTGCTGCTTCCCGAGGACCACGCTGCCGCCGCTGCTCACGCCCACTCCGACGTTCTTGTTCCCGCTGGCCAAAACTATTGGCTTTCCAGCCAGCTGAGCCGTCACCATTCGCACCGTCTGCGGCTGggattgttgttgctgctgcgtaCTGACTATGATCTTCGATTGCCCCGAAGATGTCTGCGCCTGCGACACCACCTGAAAATTTCAGCGACGACCGTAGTGATCGAGCGTATCTCTGCCATAAACGATTATTAAATATCTTCAAATAAAAGTATGAATGAATAATTCTCCGACGGAGCATAAATTTTTTAAGTACTTCTATCAGCATTTGAATGTTCCCAAAGGCGTCAAGTTCTACGCTTCTCTACTGTATCATCATTGAAATTTCTCTGTACAAAACATTTAAGAAATCAAAAATATTGCGACTCTCGCGACCTCTATTTTCATCTATAAATTCGCTGATTCAGAAAGAATGTTTTGAAAACTATTACTGGCGGTTGAAACCAATTTTTGTACCTGATACTGCGTCTGTATGACCTGTTTGCCCTGCCTATTGAGTTGATTGGCGTGGCTGGTGGTTGCCAACTTCAATCCTTTCTGTGCCAGTAGACTTTCCACCGAGATGAGTTGACCGCCACCCGAGCTGGTCAAAACCTTCGCCAAAATcttttgttgttgttgctgttgttgttggtgCGGGGATTGCTGTATTTGCACCGCGATCGGCTTCCCTCCGATTTGCGCGATTATACGCTGCATGCCGGACGCCTGCATCGACTGTTGCTGATTGGCCACCACGCGCTGCTGGatctgttgttgctgttgttgctgctgttgctaAAACAAGACGAACGCCTCGGTTTGCATGAATTACGAAACGAAACTGTTTCGATAAACATCGCCGATTTCGTACCTTCAGTTGTTGTTGCTGCAACTGCTGCGTCTGGTTGCCGGAGGGCGACGATTGCTTAATAAATATCGTCTGGCCTTGTAAACCGTGACTGGTCAGAAGCGATTTTATTTGCCCGGAACTAACCAATTTGATCTGCGAGGCCAGCAAGGTTTTCCCAGGCAACACGTGTTGCTGCTGAGACTGTTGCTGCTTCAGGTTAGCAGTCTGCAGTATGCTCTTCCCCGCTTGGTTCGTTACGATcgtttgctgttgctgctgctgctgcgtctgctgctgttgctgttggcTCTGTACTTTGGCTTGCGGGAATATCGTCGTCAGATTGGTGGTGACGTTCGTAGCGTTGCTGGATACACTGCTGGCGGCAACCGACTGGGCAGAGTGCAATACAGAGTGCCCGGACAATCGTATAGTTTGCAGGCCCGCGGAGGTCGACACCTGAATCTGGTGATGGGGGAAATGTTGCTGATTCGACTGCAGCAAGCTTTGAGCGTTCGCCTTGACAACAGCAACAGGTTTTCCACCGATGTTGGTCACCTTTTTCGCCGGGGCCGTGGTGGTGATTTGTGGCTTCACTACTTCGCTGCTCGTTATGTCTTTTTCTATGGTCACGGTGCTGATGGAGGTGGAAGCACTCGGGTGGGTCGTCACGGGAACAGTGGTTCCTGACACAGCGATGGCTGAAGTCGTTACATTGATGGTTGTCGCCACGTTCGTAGTGACAGTCGGTTGCTCGGTGGAGACAGAATAATCGACAACGACCTTCTCTTCGATTTTCTTTTGCTCTTTTCTGTAACAATAACGCACGATCTTACGATGCTACTTTTACGATGCTACTCGTAGTACCGTCACTTAAATCATCTCTGACATTATTCCATTCGATTATTCCGTATTTTTTAGGAAGAAACTGAACACTTACCTGGATATAACGGGCTGCGCTATGGTCGCGGTTTTCCTCTCTTTCTTGGGCGTGCTTTCCTTGTTGCTGATCGGCGACTGTTCTTTATTAATATTAGAAGGTTTTATAACCGGTGGCAATGCTTTATTTCGCGACATACTACCAACGTTCTTCTTGTTCTTTGCGACTCCTTGCAGTTGTTGATGGTACATTTCTATAAAAAAGAGACGAAATATTGAAGCACGAAGTACAAATTACATCGTTCAACAGGAATTTTGTTATTCATTGTAAGAATTTGTGCTTCTCGAAAATTAAGTATAAAGCCCTTCAACCcataaatactaaccgaattcgGACTCCGAGCGCGCTCGATGAAGATACAACCACTCTTTGCGACGCGGGTAATATCGGACGCAAGGGTCCGTTTCGTAATGCAACCTGTCCAGAGCGCCGGACACGACCGAGTGCAAGTATCCTTCCTTGTCGTCGCTGTCGGTTTGCTCCCTGATATACTGGGAATCCTTCAAAAGCTGACAAATGTCGGCTCGGGTGCCTTCGCCGTTAGGAAGCCTCGCAGTGGCGTCTCTCACCAATGCCAGGATCGTTACAAAATTTGGTCGATCTGCCACCAGTAACGAGTGTCCACGAGCTTTGGTCAACCCCGAAGCTGTTGAAAAAGAACAAAATAGCTCGTAGAAAATACTACTTTACCCACAAGAGCTTCACGTTGAACCGAGCCATTTTAtcgatgaatttttatttccatGATTTCGAGGGGGACACGTTCTAACGTCATAAGTATTTTTTGTATGCAGAAGTAAACCTACCGACATTATGTTGATAGATGCCCTTAACCGGACCCACGACGGACGCGTAACCATGCATTCTGTAAGTGAACGCTTTATGAGGCGCGGCGTAACGCATTCGCTCCTGTCTTCTGAACTCGTCGCGTTCATCCAACGTAGAAGGGCGAACTTTCCATTCGGTGGGCCACAGAGCACGCGGTGGTTCCCACTCCGCGATGGTGTTAATAGATCCACCATCGACGCTGATCGACTCGATAGCAGGACTGTTAGCCCTGCAAGCTGCGTTCATATTTCCATTGCCGGTGGTGTTACTAACGTTACTGCTGGGGGTGGTCAGTTGAGGTTGCTGTTTTATAGTCACCATCGTGCAAGCGACAGCCGCTGTTGGTGGACCCAGCGAATCTCTGGAACGTGACAATATTTTTCTGTATAGACGAAATTGTCTTTcagaggtttgggttaggttactCGATTACTGGTGGTACATACCTGTGTAATAAGAATTTCGCGCATAAATCGGACAGGCGCGAATCCGAGTCTCGTCCAGCACCGATCCAAGCGTAAACTCCGTTCCCTTTGTTCTCTAAATAGGGAACAAGCTCTGGCTCGCGTTCCTGTCGGTCACCCAATTCTTGAGAATAGGTGAACTCTCCGGCAAGGAATCCCAAAGCCAATGGGACCAGCGCAGTCCAAGAGGACGCCATGGAATACCTGCATTAACATACGCTGTTAAACCTTTGGTTAACACGTTTCCAAGTTTATTTTAGTTCGTTTGTGAGCTAACTCGAGCTTCGATCGCTGTATACCAACCAATCGTTCAACGGTGAGATAGGATTTCCTTGCCACTGCATGATGGCGTCTTTCATTTCTCCTCCGCTCATTCTGAACTCGCCCTTCGAGGTAAACGCGTCCCTCAACAGCGAGAAGAAACAGGCGTGCGTCTCTTGCATCAGCTCCGCTCCGCTGCTGATGTCCATAACGTCGTCGTTTGCCGGAACGTTCAGTTCTTTGTCCGGAATCGATATAACGCCCTCGTCCTCGCACTTGACATCGTCCAGTATGTCAATTCCGTCATCGAGTTGTATCGGTATCTGCATCATATCGATACCGTCCAAATCGAGTTCCTTCTTGTCGCTCTCCTCATCATCCTCTGTCTCGGGGGGAACGTCATCGTTCACGGCGTTGAATTCTGTTTTAATGTCCTCGTACTCTATGTCCTCCACTTCCTTCTTAATCTCTGGCGTG
This region includes:
- the Ip3k2 gene encoding inositol 1,4,5-triphosphate kinase 2 isoform X4, which encodes MQKTYERITIPKIVVCSKSALDDCTDVDDCGRSHQLPRQKKIIRSRNRKHSRRFSTSIIDRRSPSSSRSPSPSYFRSQSQDQDEKIRRESNDKDDDDDDDEEDSDIEKDRKNRLTKLGIKAVPKNDRLGNGSYDCQHDEQSDTKLEAQVDDVESTIGNSNACKAKLPKCEKCIKCGSGYQQYLRLLMVPQANLEWGEGSGDDLSSEWDSDYTERFAERTVVKSSGWRKLRNIVHWTPFFQTYKKQRYPWVQLAGHQGNFRAGPTPGTILKKLCPQEEACFRLLMNDILRPFVPEFKGVLDMKESEEGNAEETEAGGNVQKDGSGDAVSKRTVVSTYLQLQDLLGDFEHPCVMDCKVGVRTYLESELAKAKERPKLRKDMYEKMVQVDPTAPSAEERRVQGVTKPRYMVWRETISSTATLGFRVEGIKLAHGGSSKDFKTTRTREQVTEALRRFVESYQHAVPKYIQRLKAIRATLKASPFFATHEVVGSSLLFVHDAKNAGIWMIDFAKTLPLPQHLPRIRHDAEWQVGNHEDGYLIGVNNLIDIFQDIRNSETT
- the Ip3k2 gene encoding inositol 1,4,5-triphosphate kinase 2 isoform X5; translated protein: MERENKGENTRYAETASPAMLSTPPTLNLMEQLLLAKIEKQSLKHEDGAKAAKNLLLRRTDSMDSQTSGSTYNSFLSSDSASSGNLYCKCDDCLLDIVDKYQRSPVSVGTKKSSGWRKLRNIVHWTPFFQTYKKQRYPWVQLAGHQGNFRAGPTPGTILKKLCPQEEACFRLLMNDILRPFVPEFKGVLDMKESEEGNAEETEAGGNVQKDGSGDAVSKRTVVSTYLQLQDLLGDFEHPCVMDCKVGVRTYLESELAKAKERPKLRKDMYEKMVQVDPTAPSAEERRVQGVTKPRYMVWRETISSTATLGFRVEGIKLAHGGSSKDFKTTRTREQVTEALRRFVESYQHAVPKYIQRLKAIRATLKASPFFATHEVVGSSLLFVHDAKNAGIWMIDFAKTLPLPQHLPRIRHDAEWQVGNHEDGYLIGVNNLIDIFQDIRNSETT
- the Nfrkb gene encoding nuclear factor related to kappaB binding protein isoform X1, with protein sequence MEVDECSAGGDSGAEEDEDDASSHGSRSNSSSSSISTSTDSGDDSGEDHGSSGSESHSSGEEDEDENDNTEYSMKAESPDTLKWETCVAANTKVKLPQDLCEHSAIFKEFLDYPYIWNECLTESQRETLCSLLPSFPKDCDVDAETEKTLRMLFDRENQRFDVAPLDAFHTHLSSGHYRPDIRRMCGLVRKAQQRRLLFEERKRSYELASQLLKSRESLLLNAYKQGFCQPTQRTVSKIQWRKPKPAMVEEKTQLRYLEELNALRTELGANAKLAADTTSENEENYPYYQLSGAKQKKKRRSLMSSQGLSIRGLQMNHEDETIRPVFSTLQRAEYPTHRSLFIREQTEEMYREMLLQHKKRRARRDIHPELNTQGIALADLTQRAQIGHKHKLSIGPSMRITQAKKRIKLEQSLLCPPAPRLINANSIKHESDNSDYSHTTDDNRHSSALDMEHRMLTPIKSEPIDAYEMHHVSKKKLSPATSRGSKSSILSTPEIKKEVEDIEYEDIKTEFNAVNDDVPPETEDDEESDKKELDLDGIDMMQIPIQLDDGIDILDDVKCEDEGVISIPDKELNVPANDDVMDISSGAELMQETHACFFSLLRDAFTSKGEFRMSGGEMKDAIMQWQGNPISPLNDWYSMASSWTALVPLALGFLAGEFTYSQELGDRQEREPELVPYLENKGNGVYAWIGAGRDSDSRLSDLCAKFLLHRDSLGPPTAAVACTMVTIKQQPQLTTPSSNVSNTTGNGNMNAACRANSPAIESISVDGGSINTIAEWEPPRALWPTEWKVRPSTLDERDEFRRQERMRYAAPHKAFTYRMHGYASVVGPVKGIYQHNVASGLTKARGHSLLVADRPNFVTILALVRDATARLPNGEGTRADICQLLKDSQYIREQTDSDDKEGYLHSVVSGALDRLHYETDPCVRYYPRRKEWLYLHRARSESEFEMYHQQLQGVAKNKKNVGSMSRNKALPPVIKPSNINKEQSPISNKESTPKKERKTATIAQPVISRKEQKKIEEKVVVDYSVSTEQPTVTTNVATTINVTTSAIAVSGTTVPVTTHPSASTSISTVTIEKDITSSEVVKPQITTTAPAKKVTNIGGKPVAVVKANAQSLLQSNQQHFPHHQIQVSTSAGLQTIRLSGHSVLHSAQSVAASSVSSNATNVTTNLTTIFPQAKVQSQQQQQQTQQQQQQQTIVTNQAGKSILQTANLKQQQSQQQHVLPGKTLLASQIKLVSSGQIKSLLTSHGLQGQTIFIKQSSPSGNQTQQLQQQQLKQQQQQQQQQIQQRVVANQQQSMQASGMQRIIAQIGGKPIAVQIQQSPHQQQQQQQQKILAKVLTSSGGGQLISVESLLAQKGLKLATTSHANQLNRQGKQVIQTQYQVVSQAQTSSGQSKIIVSTQQQQQSQPQTVRMVTAQLAGKPIVLASGNKNVGVGVSSGGSVVLGKQQSSQQQTQQQPIILPSQLLNIKTLHGLKVIPTPTGLKTTGAAVYARVIAPTTITSTQSTGNQQQQTIQAQQQSRNSPYSTP
- the Nfrkb gene encoding nuclear factor related to kappaB binding protein isoform X2 produces the protein MEVDECSAGGDSGAEEDEDDASSHGSRSNSSSSSISTSTDSGDDSGEDHGSSGSESHSSGEEDEDENDNTEYSMKAESPDTLKWETCVAANTKVKLPQDLCEHSAIFKEFLDYPYIWNECLTESQRETLCSLLPSFPKDCDVDAETEKTLRMLFDRENQRFDVAPLDAFHTHLSSGHYRPDIRRMCGLVRKAQQRRLLFEERKRSYELASQLLKSRESLLLNAYKQGFCQPTQRTVSKIQWRKPKPAMVEEKTQLRYLEELNALRTELGANAKLAADTTSENEENYPYYQLSGAKQKKKRRSLMSSQGLSIRGLQMNHEDETIRPVFSTLQRAEYPTHRSLFIREQTEEMYREMLLQHKKRRARRDIHPELNTQGIALADLTQRAQIGHKHKLSIGPSMRITQAKKRIKLEQSLLCPPAPRLINANSIKHESDNSDYSHTTDDNRHSSALDMEHRMLTPIKSEPIDAYEMHHVSKKKLSPATSRGSKSSILSTPEIKKEVEDIEYEDIKTEFNAVNDDVPPETEDDEESDKKELDLDGIDMMQIPIQLDDGIDILDDVKCEDEGVISIPDKELNVPANDDVMDISSGAELMQETHACFFSLLRDAFTSKGEFRMSGGEMKDAIMQWQGNPISPLNDWYSMASSWTALVPLALGFLAGEFTYSQELGDRQEREPELVPYLENKGNGVYAWIGAGRDSDSRLSDLCAKFLLHRDSLGPPTAAVACTMVTIKQQPQLTTPSSNVSNTTGNGNMNAACRANSPAIESISVDGGSINTIAEWEPPRALWPTEWKVRPSTLDERDEFRRQERMRYAAPHKAFTYRMHGYASVVGPVKGIYQHNVASGLTKARGHSLLVADRPNFVTILALVRDATARLPNGEGTRADICQLLKDSQYIREQTDSDDKEGYLHSVVSGALDRLHYETDPCVRYYPRRKEWLYLHRARSESEFEMYHQQLQGVAKNKKNVGSMSRNKALPPVIKPSNINKEQSPISNKESTPKKERKTATIAQPVISRKEQKKIEEKVVVDYSVSTEQPTVTTNVATTINVTTSAIAVSGTTVPVTTHPSASTSISTVTIEKDITSSEVVKPQITTTAPAKKVTNIGGKPVAVVKANAQSLLQSNQQHFPHHQIQVSTSAGLQTIRLSGHSVLHSAQSVAASSVSSNATNVTTNLTTIFPQAKVQSQQQQQQTQQQQQQQTIVTNQAGKSILQTANLKQQQSQQQHVLPGKTLLASQIKLVSSGQIKSLLTSHGLQGQTIFIKQSSPSGNQTQQLQQQQLKQQQQQQQIQQRVVANQQQSMQASGMQRIIAQIGGKPIAVQIQQSPHQQQQQQQQKILAKVLTSSGGGQLISVESLLAQKGLKLATTSHANQLNRQGKQVIQTQYQVVSQAQTSSGQSKIIVSTQQQQQSQPQTVRMVTAQLAGKPIVLASGNKNVGVGVSSGGSVVLGKQQSSQQQTQQQPIILPSQLLNIKTLHGLKVIPTPTGLKTTGAAVYARVIAPTTITSTQSTGNQQQQTIQAQQQSRNSPYSTP
- the Nfrkb gene encoding nuclear factor related to kappaB binding protein isoform X3: MKAESPDTLKWETCVAANTKVKLPQDLCEHSAIFKEFLDYPYIWNECLTESQRETLCSLLPSFPKDCDVDAETEKTLRMLFDRENQRFDVAPLDAFHTHLSSGHYRPDIRRMCGLVRKAQQRRLLFEERKRSYELASQLLKSRESLLLNAYKQGFCQPTQRTVSKIQWRKPKPAMVEEKTQLRYLEELNALRTELGANAKLAADTTSENEENYPYYQLSGAKQKKKRRSLMSSQGLSIRGLQMNHEDETIRPVFSTLQRAEYPTHRSLFIREQTEEMYREMLLQHKKRRARRDIHPELNTQGIALADLTQRAQIGHKHKLSIGPSMRITQAKKRIKLEQSLLCPPAPRLINANSIKHESDNSDYSHTTDDNRHSSALDMEHRMLTPIKSEPIDAYEMHHVSKKKLSPATSRGSKSSILSTPEIKKEVEDIEYEDIKTEFNAVNDDVPPETEDDEESDKKELDLDGIDMMQIPIQLDDGIDILDDVKCEDEGVISIPDKELNVPANDDVMDISSGAELMQETHACFFSLLRDAFTSKGEFRMSGGEMKDAIMQWQGNPISPLNDWYSMASSWTALVPLALGFLAGEFTYSQELGDRQEREPELVPYLENKGNGVYAWIGAGRDSDSRLSDLCAKFLLHRDSLGPPTAAVACTMVTIKQQPQLTTPSSNVSNTTGNGNMNAACRANSPAIESISVDGGSINTIAEWEPPRALWPTEWKVRPSTLDERDEFRRQERMRYAAPHKAFTYRMHGYASVVGPVKGIYQHNVASGLTKARGHSLLVADRPNFVTILALVRDATARLPNGEGTRADICQLLKDSQYIREQTDSDDKEGYLHSVVSGALDRLHYETDPCVRYYPRRKEWLYLHRARSESEFEMYHQQLQGVAKNKKNVGSMSRNKALPPVIKPSNINKEQSPISNKESTPKKERKTATIAQPVISRKEQKKIEEKVVVDYSVSTEQPTVTTNVATTINVTTSAIAVSGTTVPVTTHPSASTSISTVTIEKDITSSEVVKPQITTTAPAKKVTNIGGKPVAVVKANAQSLLQSNQQHFPHHQIQVSTSAGLQTIRLSGHSVLHSAQSVAASSVSSNATNVTTNLTTIFPQAKVQSQQQQQQTQQQQQQQTIVTNQAGKSILQTANLKQQQSQQQHVLPGKTLLASQIKLVSSGQIKSLLTSHGLQGQTIFIKQSSPSGNQTQQLQQQQLKQQQQQQQQQIQQRVVANQQQSMQASGMQRIIAQIGGKPIAVQIQQSPHQQQQQQQQKILAKVLTSSGGGQLISVESLLAQKGLKLATTSHANQLNRQGKQVIQTQYQVVSQAQTSSGQSKIIVSTQQQQQSQPQTVRMVTAQLAGKPIVLASGNKNVGVGVSSGGSVVLGKQQSSQQQTQQQPIILPSQLLNIKTLHGLKVIPTPTGLKTTGAAVYARVIAPTTITSTQSTGNQQQQTIQAQQQSRNSPYSTP